From a single Brassica napus cultivar Da-Ae chromosome C9, Da-Ae, whole genome shotgun sequence genomic region:
- the LOC106446068 gene encoding ribulose-5-phosphate-3-epimerase, chloroplastic: MSSLAASLVTGVGLRPERPILYQRTSFPSSRRNTHGVVKASARVDKFSKSDIIVSPSILSANFSKLGEQVKAVELAGCDWIHVDVMDGRFVPNITIGPLVVDALRPVTDLPLDVHLMIVEPEQRVPDFIKAGADIVSVHCEQSSTIHLHRTVNQIKSLGAKAGVVLNPGTPLSAIEYVLDSVDLVLIMSVNPGFGGQSFIESQVKKIADLRRMCVELGVNPWIEVDGGVTPKNAYKVIEAGANALVAGSAVFGAKDYAEAIKGIKASKRPETVAV, encoded by the exons ATGTCGAGCTTAGCTGCTTCGTTGGTCACTGGGGTTGGCCTGAGACCGGAAAGGCCGATTCTTTATCAGCGCACTTCGTTTCCTTCCTCGAG AAGGAACACTCATGGTGTTGTCAAGGCCTCAGCTCGGGTTGATAAGTTCTCCAAAAGCGATATCATTGTCTCTCCATCAATCCTATCAGCCAACTTCTCCAAACTGGGCGAGCAG GTGAAAGCTGTTGAGTTAGCAGGTTGCGACTGGATTCACGTTGATGTGATGGACGGTCGTTTTGTTCCCAACATTACTATTGGACCGCTAGTGGTTGACGCTCTGCGCCCTGTGACAGATCTTCCACTGGATGTTCATCTT ATGATAGTGGAGCCTGAGCAGAGAGTGCCGGATTTCATCAAAGCAGGTGCAGATATAGTTAGTGTACATTGTGAGCAGTCCTCTACCATCCATTTGCATCGGACAGTCAATCAA ATTAAAAGCTTGGGAGCTAAAGCTGGAGTTGTGCTTAATCCTGGCACTCCGTTGAGTGCAATTGAATATGTATTAGACT CGGTTGATCTGGTCTTGATAATGTCTGTGAACCCTGGGTTTGGTGGGCAGAGCTTTATCGAAAGCCAAGTTAAGAAAATAGCAGACTTGAGAAGAATGTGTGTGGAGCTG GGAGTAAACCCATGGATTGAAGTGGACGGTGGAGTCACTCCCAAAAATGCTTACAAG GTTATTGAGGCTGGAGCAAATGCTTTAGTTGCTGGATCAGCTGTCTTTGGAGCCAAAGACTACGCCGAAG CTATAAAAGGAATCAAAGCTAGCAAAAGACCAGAGACTGTGGCTGTGTGA
- the LOC106446066 gene encoding protein NEN1-like, whose translation MDRSEIAFFDVETTVPKRGERFAILEFGSILVCPKKLTELRSYTTLVQPADLSLISTLSVRCNGISRHDVVLAPLFSDIADTVYDILHGRIWAGHNILRFDCARIREAFAEIGRQPPEPKGAIDSLALLTQRFGRRAGDMKMATLASYFGLGKQTHRSLDDVRMNLEVLKYCATVLFLESSLPDVLVDKSVSPTETTSLRRHLRASSSSGEDNTLITPFTLPSIGENSVAQPDPFNMNFLRNEMASDNNLPLDTLMEEEENQPSDTVVVSANTSDREGFLSPDAISLSNIRAVLVPFYHGSQLMRLKLLHGDSSPLQLYCSCLKIRFGISGKFLDNSGRRRLNFVVDLNPRLCSILEACDSNAQKVSVDSGSSSDWNTVVSPVKGLVNYPNARIHIPTEISGDAARYAIEVHQRESGGDTQKLIFSNPSAEELETLLKQGSVVDAFLSLEPYDYQQKAGVRLVAKKLVMHS comes from the exons ATGGATAGATCCGAGATCGCCTTCTTCGACGTTGAGACAACAGTTCCAAAGCGAGGCGAGCGTTTCGCGATTCTAGAGTTCGGGTCAATCCTGGTATGTCCAAAGAAGCTCACGGAGCTAAGAAGTTACACGACACTGGTCCAACCCGCGGATTTGAGTCTCATATCTACTTTATCCGTTAGATGCAACGGTATTAGCCGCCACGACGTCGTTTTGGCGCCTCTGTTCTCTGACATTGCTGATACGGTCTACGACATTCTCCACG GGAGGATATGGGCAGGGCACAACATATTGAGGTTTGATTGTGCTAGGATTAGAGAAGCGTTTGCTGAGATTGGTCGTCAGCCTCCTGAGCCTAAAGGTGCTATCGACTCCTTGGCTTTGCTTACTCAGAGGTTTGGTAGAAGAGCTGGTGATATGAAG ATGGCAACTTTGGCTAGTTATTTCGGACTTGGCAAGCAAACTCATAG GAGCCTTGACGATGTTAGAATGAATCTTGAGGTTCTCAAATATTGTGCTACAGTCTTGTTCTTG GAGTCTAGTCTCCCAGATGTTCTTGTAGATAAATCAGTATCTCCTACAGAAACTACTAGTTTAAGGAGACATCTCagagcatcttcttcttctggcgAGGATAATACACTGATAACCCCTTTTACCCTACCTTCCATTGGTGAGAACAGTGTAGCTCAGCCAGACCCGTTTAACATGAACTTCTTGAGGAATGAAATGGCTTCAGACAACAACCTTCCGTTAGACACTCtaatggaagaagaagagaatcaaCCATCTGATACTGTTGTTGTCTCCGCAAATACAAGTGACCGTGAAGGATTCTTGTCCCCTGATGCGATATCTCTTTCAAACATCAGAGCGGTTCTTGTCCCGTTTTATCACGGAAGCCAACTAATGAGACTAAAGCTCCTCCACGGCGACTCCTCCCCTCTGCAGCTCTACTGTTCTTGTCTGAAAATAAGGTTTGGAATCAGCGGGAAGTTTCTAGACAACTCTGGGAGAAGGAGATTAAACTTTGTTGTCGATCTGAACCCAAGGCTGTGCAGTATACTCGAAGCATGTGACAGCAATGCGCAGAAAGTGTCTGTTGATTCAGGTTCCTCTTCTGACTGGAACACGGTGGTGAGTCCAGTGAAGGGGTTAGTAAACTACCCTAACGCAAGGATACA TATACCGACGGAGATAAGTGGAGATGCAGCTCGGTATGCTATAGAGGTGCACCAGAGAGAGTCCGGTGGAGATACTCAGAAGCTGATCTTCAGCAACCCGAGCGCAGAGGAGCTTGAAACATTGCTGAAGCAGGGAAGTGTTGTTGATGCGTTCCTGTCTCTGGAACCGTATGATTATCAGCAGAAAGCTGGAGTCCGTCTCGTTGCAAAAAAGTTGGTTATGCACTCGTAA
- the LOC106446065 gene encoding transcription factor TGA2, whose translation MADMSPITDVSTDGDRDLGSEGALVNNTAASDSSERSKNKLDQKTVRRLAQNREAARKSRLRKKAYVQQLENSRLKLTQLEQELQRARQQGVFISSTGDQAHSTGGNGALAFDAEYSRWLEEKNKRMNELRSALNAHAGDGELLIIVDGVMAHYEELFRIKSNAAKNDVFHLLYGMWKTPAERCFLWLGGFRSSEILKLLVNQLEPMTERQVMGINSLQETSQQAEDALSQGMESLQQSLADTLSSGTLGSSSSGNVASYMGQMAMAMGKLGTLEGFIRQADNLRLQTLQQMIRVLTTRQSARALLAIHDYSSRLRALSSLWLARPRE comes from the exons ATGGCTGATATGAGTCCAATAACCGATGTCTCAACAGATGGAGACAGAGATCTTGGG TCTGAGGGAGCACTAGTGAACAACACTGCTGCTTCTGATTCTAGTGAACGATCCAAGAACAAGTTGGATCAAAAG ACCGTTCGTAGGCTTGCTCAAAACCGCGAGGCAGCAAGGAAAAGCAGACTGAGGAAGAAG GCATATGTTCAGCAGCTGGAGAATAGCCGCTTGAAGCTTACACAGCTTGAGCAGGAGCTGCAAAGAGCAAGACAACAG GGTGTCTTCATTTCAAGCACAGGAGACCAGGCCCATTCTACCGGTGGAAATG GGGCGTTGGCGTTTGATGCTGAATACTCAAGGTGGCTGGAAGAAAAGAACAAGAGAATGAACGAGCTGAGGTCTGCTCTAAACGCGCATGCAGGCGATGGTGAGCTTCTAATAATAGTAGACGGCGTGATGGCTCACTACGAGGAGCTTTTCAGGATAAAGAGCAACGCAGCTAAGAACGATGTCTTTCACTTGCTTTACGGTATGTGGAAAACACCGGCTGAGAGATGTTTCTTGTGGCTTGGTGGCTTCCGTTCATCCGAAATCCTCAAG CTTCTGGTGAATCAGTTGGAGCCAATGACAGAGAGACAAGTGATGGGGATAAACAGCTTGCAAGAGACATCGCAGCAGGCAGAAGATGCTTTGTCACAAGGGATGGAGAGCTTACAACAGTCGCTAGCTGATACTTTATCTAGCGGGACTCTTGGTTCAAGCTCATCAGGTAATGTAGCTAGCTATATGGGTCAGATGGCCATGGCGATGGGGAAGTTAGGTACCCTCGAAGGTTTTATCCGCCAG GCTGATAATTTGAGGTTACAGACATTGCAACAGATGATAAGAGTATTAACAACGAGACAGTCAGCGCGTGCTTTACTTGCGATTCATGATTACTCCTCGAGGCTACGAGCTCTCAGCTCTTTATGGCTTGCTCGGCCTAGAGAGTGA